The Streptomyces sp. NBC_01275 genome has a segment encoding these proteins:
- a CDS encoding histidine phosphatase family protein has translation MAPRILLARHGQTEWSLSGKHTGRTDVPLLEEGRRGAKLLGERLHRAPYDGLADVEIRTSPLSRARDTCELAGFGERATSWDTLMEWHYGAYEGMTPAEIQAVRPGWLIWRDGVPDGESLAEVTARADEVVAWARSADRDVLVFAHGHILRSIGARWLGLPLDFAARIRLNPTSLSTLGWAYGEPAIESWNDLGHLA, from the coding sequence ATGGCACCGCGCATCCTGCTGGCCCGGCACGGACAGACGGAGTGGTCGCTGTCCGGAAAGCACACCGGCAGGACCGACGTGCCCCTCCTGGAGGAGGGCCGCCGCGGCGCCAAGCTGCTCGGCGAACGGCTGCACCGCGCGCCCTACGACGGCCTCGCGGACGTGGAGATACGCACCAGCCCGCTGTCCCGCGCGCGGGACACGTGCGAACTCGCCGGCTTCGGCGAGCGGGCCACGTCCTGGGACACGCTCATGGAGTGGCACTACGGCGCGTACGAGGGCATGACGCCCGCCGAGATCCAGGCCGTGCGGCCCGGCTGGCTCATCTGGCGCGACGGCGTCCCCGACGGCGAGAGCCTCGCCGAGGTGACCGCCCGCGCGGACGAGGTCGTCGCCTGGGCGCGCTCGGCCGACCGGGACGTGCTGGTCTTCGCGCACGGGCACATCCTGCGGTCCATCGGGGCGCGGTGGCTGGGCCTGCCGCTGGACTTCGCGGCCCGCATCCGGCTGAACCCGACGTCGCTGTCGACGCTGGGCTGGGCCTACGGGGAACCGGCGATCGAGAGCTGGAACGACCTGGGGCATCTCGCGTGA
- a CDS encoding AAA family ATPase, giving the protein MTAQTAFDPGAAAGRATDAILRDTLHGTARGVVVDSPPGAGKSTLVVRAALELADAGRSLMVVAQTNAQVDDLVLRLAEKNPELPVGRLHSSDADPYDKALDDLPAVRKSAKAGDLAGLPVVISTAAKWAHVKVDEPWRHAIVDEAYQMRSDGLLAVAGLFERALFVGDPGQLDPFAIVGSEQWAGLSYDPSASAVSTLLAHNPELPQHRLPVSWRLPASAAPLVSDAFYPYTPFRSGTGHGDRRLSFAVPSDGSGPDRVIDEAAQAGWGLLELPARHTPRTDPEAVRALATVVRRLLDRGGAATSERSPHPTPLTADRVAVGTAHRDQAAAVRAALAELGVTDVTVDTANRLQGMEFDVTVILHPLSGRPDATAFHLETGRLCVLASRHRHACVVVCRAGVTDLLDDYPSTEPVQLGTVVKFPDGWEANHAVLAHLAEHRVTWRP; this is encoded by the coding sequence GTGACCGCCCAGACCGCATTCGATCCGGGCGCCGCGGCCGGCCGTGCCACCGACGCGATCCTGCGCGACACCCTGCACGGCACCGCGCGCGGTGTGGTCGTCGACTCCCCGCCCGGCGCCGGCAAGTCGACGCTCGTCGTCCGCGCCGCGCTCGAACTCGCCGACGCGGGGCGCTCGCTGATGGTCGTCGCGCAGACCAACGCCCAGGTCGACGACCTCGTCCTGCGGCTCGCCGAGAAGAACCCCGAGCTGCCCGTCGGCCGCCTGCACAGCAGTGACGCCGACCCGTACGACAAGGCGCTGGACGACCTGCCCGCCGTACGGAAGTCGGCGAAGGCCGGGGATCTGGCGGGGCTTCCGGTGGTGATCTCCACGGCGGCCAAGTGGGCGCATGTGAAGGTCGACGAGCCGTGGCGGCACGCGATCGTGGACGAGGCGTACCAGATGCGGTCGGACGGGCTGCTGGCCGTGGCCGGGCTGTTCGAGCGGGCGCTGTTCGTGGGCGACCCCGGGCAGCTGGACCCGTTCGCGATCGTGGGCAGCGAGCAGTGGGCGGGGCTGTCGTACGACCCGTCGGCGTCAGCGGTGTCGACGCTGCTCGCGCACAACCCCGAGCTGCCCCAGCACCGGCTGCCGGTGTCCTGGCGGCTCCCGGCGTCCGCCGCGCCGCTGGTCTCCGACGCGTTCTACCCGTACACCCCGTTCCGCAGCGGCACCGGGCACGGCGACCGGCGGCTCTCCTTCGCCGTCCCCTCCGACGGCTCCGGGCCCGACCGGGTGATCGACGAGGCGGCTCAGGCCGGCTGGGGCCTGCTGGAGCTGCCCGCGCGCCACACGCCCCGCACGGACCCGGAGGCGGTGCGCGCGCTCGCCACGGTCGTACGACGCCTGCTGGACCGCGGCGGCGCGGCCACCTCGGAACGCTCCCCGCACCCCACCCCCCTGACCGCCGACCGGGTCGCCGTCGGCACGGCCCACCGCGACCAGGCGGCGGCGGTGCGGGCGGCCCTGGCCGAGCTGGGCGTCACGGACGTCACCGTGGACACCGCGAACCGGCTCCAGGGCATGGAGTTCGACGTCACCGTGATCCTCCACCCCCTCTCCGGCCGCCCCGACGCCACCGCCTTCCACCTGGAGACAGGCCGCCTCTGCGTCCTCGCCTCCCGCCACCGCCACGCCTGCGTGGTGGTCTGCCGAGCAGGCGTCACCGACCTCCTGGACGACTACCCGTCGACGGAACCGGTCCAACTGGGGACGGTCGTGAAGTTCCCGGACGGCTGGGAGGCGAACCACGCGGTCCTGGCACATCTGGCGGAACACCGGGTGACCTGGAGACCATGA
- a CDS encoding tetratricopeptide repeat protein, translating into MASSTVPPPRPDRPPRPNLAFRRLRGQRSPAEFAALVRRAAREIGEQVSCDARYVGRVEAGEIRCPNYAYERVFLHMYPGRTLTDLGFAPRASVRGRGARDAEDTPRAHATSPACATGDAPGASETPGAHEPYDTQNPYDTHHDHEESDVLRRAFMTRGGATVAAASLGPLGLAHDASAADRPPHRAGASEAGALEEAVRRIRLLDDRHGADGLYRRAAAPLRAAYALLDAGATRQATADRLHSGAGELAISVGWLAHDSGRFDDARSHYAEALATARMTGDQALEAHAFCNMAFLARDAGRPREAVRAAQAAQRVARPLGSPRLMSLLALREAGGWAGLADRTGCEQALAQAHALYGRGSTDADPEWMTFYGEAELAGLEAQCWSTLGDWPRAARHAGRAANLQDPHFSRNIALYTAELADDLARWGHPDEAAAAGMRVLDLLDQVQSSRIQTMLAGTARVLLPHRRAGGVSTFLERHASSPRMA; encoded by the coding sequence ATGGCGTCGTCAACGGTGCCCCCACCTCGGCCCGACCGGCCACCCCGGCCCAACCTCGCCTTCCGGCGGCTGCGCGGACAGCGCTCGCCGGCCGAGTTCGCCGCACTGGTACGGCGGGCCGCCCGCGAGATCGGCGAGCAGGTCAGCTGCGACGCACGCTATGTCGGGCGGGTCGAGGCAGGGGAGATCCGCTGCCCCAACTACGCGTACGAACGGGTGTTCCTGCACATGTACCCCGGCCGCACGCTCACCGATCTGGGCTTCGCACCCCGTGCGTCCGTACGTGGACGGGGGGCGCGCGACGCCGAGGACACGCCCCGCGCTCACGCCACGAGCCCGGCCTGCGCCACCGGCGACGCTCCGGGTGCGAGTGAGACGCCCGGGGCGCACGAGCCGTATGACACGCAGAACCCGTACGACACGCACCACGACCACGAGGAGAGCGACGTGCTGCGTCGCGCATTCATGACCCGCGGGGGCGCCACGGTGGCCGCCGCCTCACTCGGCCCCCTGGGGCTCGCCCACGACGCGTCGGCGGCGGACCGTCCCCCGCACCGCGCCGGGGCGAGCGAGGCGGGCGCCCTCGAAGAAGCGGTCCGCAGGATCCGGCTGCTGGACGACCGGCACGGCGCCGACGGTCTCTACCGGCGTGCCGCGGCCCCGCTGCGCGCCGCGTACGCGCTGCTGGACGCCGGGGCGACCCGGCAGGCGACCGCCGACCGGCTGCACTCGGGGGCCGGGGAACTCGCCATCTCCGTAGGCTGGCTGGCGCACGACTCGGGCCGGTTCGACGACGCCCGCTCGCACTACGCGGAGGCGCTCGCGACCGCGCGGATGACCGGGGACCAGGCGCTGGAGGCGCACGCGTTCTGCAACATGGCGTTCCTCGCCCGCGACGCGGGCCGCCCCCGCGAGGCCGTCCGGGCGGCGCAGGCCGCCCAGCGCGTGGCCCGCCCGCTGGGCTCGCCCCGGCTGATGTCGCTGCTCGCGCTGCGCGAGGCGGGCGGCTGGGCGGGCCTCGCCGACCGCACCGGCTGCGAGCAGGCCCTCGCCCAGGCGCACGCCCTCTACGGGCGGGGTTCCACGGACGCCGACCCCGAGTGGATGACCTTCTACGGCGAGGCCGAGCTGGCCGGTCTGGAGGCGCAGTGCTGGTCCACCCTGGGCGACTGGCCGCGGGCGGCCCGGCACGCGGGGCGGGCGGCGAACCTCCAGGACCCCCACTTCAGCCGGAACATCGCGCTGTACACGGCCGAGCTGGCGGACGACCTCGCCCGCTGGGGCCACCCCGACGAGGCGGCGGCGGCCGGGATGCGGGTGCTGGATCTGCTGGACCAGGTCCAGTCGTCGCGCATCCAGACGATGCTGGCGGGAACGGCGCGCGTGCTGCTGCCGCACCGGCGGGCCGGCGGCGTGTCGACGTTCCTGGAACGGCACGCCTCTTCACCGCGGATGGCCTGA
- a CDS encoding phosphatase PAP2 family protein, with protein sequence MPQTETPGTEAASRTRLRWWTELPLILLVYACYSAGRLLARGDVSAAVDHGLAILRVEKALRLNAEHPLNRLFTQHAWLGVPADFWYASLHYVVTPAILVWLFRSRSAHYRAARTWLMTSTFMGLIGFTLLPTCPPRLLTAGHGFVDTMAQYSSYGWWGGEASAPRGMGGMTNQYAAMPSLHVGWALWCGVMLWRHGGTRTAKTAGVLYPLLTTVVVMGTANHYFLDAAAGAAVMGVGFLLAPLVMRTADRIRTSFTAGRTPAASAASSDLSLPSDPSNPSVPAGSVGANASIVSGGCQTSPGERIPRQRESRFGADPDPDASPTDAGDGAPAAAR encoded by the coding sequence ATGCCGCAGACCGAGACACCAGGCACCGAGGCGGCCTCGCGGACCCGGCTGCGCTGGTGGACGGAGCTGCCGCTGATCCTGCTGGTGTACGCCTGCTACTCCGCCGGCCGACTGCTCGCGCGGGGCGACGTCTCCGCCGCGGTCGACCACGGACTGGCGATCCTGCGCGTCGAGAAGGCCCTGCGCCTCAACGCCGAGCACCCGCTGAACCGCCTCTTCACCCAGCACGCCTGGCTCGGCGTCCCGGCCGACTTCTGGTACGCGTCGCTGCACTACGTGGTCACGCCCGCGATCCTGGTCTGGCTGTTCCGCTCGCGCTCCGCCCACTACCGGGCGGCCCGCACCTGGCTGATGACGTCCACCTTCATGGGCCTCATCGGCTTCACCCTGCTGCCCACCTGCCCGCCCCGCCTGCTCACGGCGGGCCACGGCTTCGTGGACACGATGGCCCAGTACAGCTCGTACGGCTGGTGGGGCGGCGAGGCCAGCGCGCCGCGCGGCATGGGCGGCATGACGAACCAGTACGCGGCCATGCCGAGTCTGCACGTGGGCTGGGCGCTGTGGTGCGGAGTGATGCTGTGGCGCCACGGCGGCACGCGTACGGCGAAGACGGCCGGCGTCCTCTACCCGCTGCTGACGACGGTCGTGGTCATGGGCACCGCGAACCACTACTTCCTCGACGCGGCCGCGGGCGCGGCCGTGATGGGGGTCGGGTTCCTGCTGGCGCCGCTCGTGATGCGGACCGCCGACCGGATCCGGACCTCGTTCACGGCGGGTCGCACCCCGGCGGCCTCGGCAGCCTCGTCGGACCTGTCGCTCCCGTCGGACCCGTCGAACCCGTCGGTCCCGGCAGGCTCTGTGGGCGCGAACGCCTCGATTGTCAGTGGCGGATGCCAGACTTCCCCGGGTGAGCGAATTCCACGGCAGCGCGAGTCACGGTTCGGGGCGGACCCCGACCCGGACGCCTCTCCCACGGACGCGGGGGACGGCGCTCCGGCAGCGGCTCGCTGA